In the genome of Pongo pygmaeus isolate AG05252 chromosome 9, NHGRI_mPonPyg2-v2.0_pri, whole genome shotgun sequence, one region contains:
- the TMEM134 gene encoding transmembrane protein 134 isoform X2 yields MSAARPQFSIDDAFELSLEDAGPGPESSGVARFGPLHFERRARFEVADEDKQSRLRYQNLENDEDGAQASPEPDGGVSTRDSGRTSIRSSQWSFSTISSGTQRSYNTCCSWTQHPLIQKNRRVVLASFLLLLLGLGVSSAIFFVPGFLLLVPGVYHVIFIYCAVKGHRGFQFFYLPYFEK; encoded by the exons ATGAGCGCCGCCCGGCCCCAGTTCAGCATTGATGATGCCTTCGAGCTGTCCCTGGAGGACGCGGGCCCTGGGCCCGAGTCCAGCGGGGTCGCGCGCTTTGGGCCGCTGCACTTCGAGCGTCGGGCCCGGTTCGAGGTGGCTGACGAGGACAAGCAGTCCCGGCTGCGCTACCAG AACCTGGAGAACGATGAGGATGGAGCCCAGGCCTCTCCGGAGCCGGATGGGGGAGTCAGCACCAG GGATTCCGGCCGAACTTCCATCCGCAGCTCCCAGTGGTCCTTTAGCACCATCAGCAGCGGCACCCAGCGCTCCTACAACACCTGCTGCAG CTGGACTCAACACCCTTTGATCCAGAAGAACCGCCGAGTGGTGCTGGCCTCCTTCCTGCTCCTGCTGCTGGGGCTGG GTGTCTCCAGCGCCATCTTCTTCGTGCCGGGCTTCCTGTTGTTGGTGCCTGGAG TCTATCACGTGATCTTCATCTACTGCGCGGTCAAGGGCCACCGGGGCTTCCAGTTCTTCTACCTGCCCTACTTCGAGAAGTGA
- the CABP4 gene encoding calcium-binding protein 4: MATEQARGQHGPNLASGPQKPPAGVVTPKSDAEEPPLTRKRSKKERGLRGSRKCTGSSGEQTGPEAPESSNNPPSTREGPASAPPASPGPASSRQSHRHRPDSRHDAAQRTYGPLLNRVFGKDRELGPEELDELQAAFEEFDTDRDGYIGHRELGDCMRTLGYMPTEMELLEVSQHIKMRMGGRVDFEEFVELIGPKLREETAHMLGVRELRIAFREFDRDRDGRITVAELREAVPALLGEPLAGPELEEMLREVDLNGDGTVDFDEFVMMLSRH; this comes from the exons ATGGCCACAGAGCAGGCAAGGGGGCAGCACGGCCCAAACCTGGCCAGTGGCCCTCAGAAGCCCCCTGCGGGGGTTGTGACTCCCAAGAGTGATGCAGAGGAGCCCCCGCTGACCAGGAAGAGGAGCAAGAAGGAGAGGGGGCTCCGAGGGTCTCGAAAGTGCACTGGCAGCTCTGGGGAGCAGACAGGCCCTGAGGCCCCGGAGAGCAGCAATAACCCTCCCAGCACTAGAGAGGGGCCGGCGAGCGCACCCCCTGCATCCCCCGGGCCGGCCTCTTCTCGCCAGTCCCACCGACATCGTCCTGACTCCCGGCACGATGCTGCTCAGAGGACATACGGGCCCCTGCTCAATCGAGTCTTTGGGAAG GACCGCGAGCTGGGCCCCGAGGAGCTAGACG AGCTTCAGGCCGCCTTCGAGGAGTTTGACACTGACCGTGACGGCTACATCGGCCACCGGGAGCTGGGCGACTGCATGCGGACCCTGGGCTACATGCCCACCGAGATGGAGCTCCTGGAGGTCTCGCAGCACATCAAGATGCGCA TGGGTGGCCGTGTGGACTTTGAGGAGTTTGTAGAACTGATAGGCCCAAAGCTGAGGGAGGAGACGGCGCACATGCTGGGGGTGCGAGAGCTGCGCATCGCCTTCCGAGAG TTTGACAGGGACAGGGATGGACGAATTACGGTGGCGGAGCTGCGGGAGGCGGTACCGGCTCTGCTCGGGGAGCCGCTGGCGGGTCCTGAGCTGGAAGAGATGCTCCGAGAAGTGGACCTCAATGGGGATGGCACCGTAGACTTTGACG AGTTTGTGATGATGCTCTCCCGCCACTGA
- the TMEM134 gene encoding transmembrane protein 134 isoform X3, with protein MMPSSCPWRTRALGPSPAGSRALGRCTSSVGPGSRWLTRTSSPGCATRDSGRTSIRSSQWSFSTISSGTQRSYNTCCSWTQHPLIQKNRRVVLASFLLLLLGLVLILVGVGLEATPSPGVSSAIFFVPGFLLLVPGVYHVIFIYCAVKGHRGFQFFYLPYFEK; from the exons ATGATGCCTTCGAGCTGTCCCTGGAGGACGCGGGCCCTGGGCCCGAGTCCAGCGGGGTCGCGCGCTTTGGGCCGCTGCACTTCGAGCGTCGGGCCCGGTTCGAGGTGGCTGACGAGGACAAGCAGTCCCGGCTGCGCTACCAG GGATTCCGGCCGAACTTCCATCCGCAGCTCCCAGTGGTCCTTTAGCACCATCAGCAGCGGCACCCAGCGCTCCTACAACACCTGCTGCAG CTGGACTCAACACCCTTTGATCCAGAAGAACCGCCGAGTGGTGCTGGCCTCCTTCCTGCTCCTGCTGCTGGGGCTGG TGCTGATCCTGGTCGGCGTGGGACTGGAGGCGACGCCCTCTCCAG GTGTCTCCAGCGCCATCTTCTTCGTGCCGGGCTTCCTGTTGTTGGTGCCTGGAG TCTATCACGTGATCTTCATCTACTGCGCGGTCAAGGGCCACCGGGGCTTCCAGTTCTTCTACCTGCCCTACTTCGAGAAGTGA
- the TMEM134 gene encoding transmembrane protein 134 isoform X1: MSAARPQFSIDDAFELSLEDAGPGPESSGVARFGPLHFERRARFEVADEDKQSRLRYQNLENDEDGAQASPEPDGGVSTRDSGRTSIRSSQWSFSTISSGTQRSYNTCCSWTQHPLIQKNRRVVLASFLLLLLGLVLILVGVGLEATPSPGVSSAIFFVPGFLLLVPGVYHVIFIYCAVKGHRGFQFFYLPYFEK; the protein is encoded by the exons ATGAGCGCCGCCCGGCCCCAGTTCAGCATTGATGATGCCTTCGAGCTGTCCCTGGAGGACGCGGGCCCTGGGCCCGAGTCCAGCGGGGTCGCGCGCTTTGGGCCGCTGCACTTCGAGCGTCGGGCCCGGTTCGAGGTGGCTGACGAGGACAAGCAGTCCCGGCTGCGCTACCAG AACCTGGAGAACGATGAGGATGGAGCCCAGGCCTCTCCGGAGCCGGATGGGGGAGTCAGCACCAG GGATTCCGGCCGAACTTCCATCCGCAGCTCCCAGTGGTCCTTTAGCACCATCAGCAGCGGCACCCAGCGCTCCTACAACACCTGCTGCAG CTGGACTCAACACCCTTTGATCCAGAAGAACCGCCGAGTGGTGCTGGCCTCCTTCCTGCTCCTGCTGCTGGGGCTGG TGCTGATCCTGGTCGGCGTGGGACTGGAGGCGACGCCCTCTCCAG GTGTCTCCAGCGCCATCTTCTTCGTGCCGGGCTTCCTGTTGTTGGTGCCTGGAG TCTATCACGTGATCTTCATCTACTGCGCGGTCAAGGGCCACCGGGGCTTCCAGTTCTTCTACCTGCCCTACTTCGAGAAGTGA
- the GPR152 gene encoding probable G-protein coupled receptor 152, giving the protein MDTTMEADLGASGHGPRTELDDEDSYPQGGWDTVFLVAVLLLGLPANGLMAWLAGSQARHGAGTRLALLLLSLALSDFLFLAAAAFQILEIRHGGHWPLGTAACRFYYFLWGVSYSSGLFLLAALSLDRCLLALCPRWYPGHRPARLPLWVCAGVWVLATLFSVPWLVFPEAAVWWYDLVICLDFWDSEELSLRMLEVLGGFLPFLLLLICHVLTQATACRTCRRQQQPAACRGFARVARTILSAYVVLRLPYQLAQLLYLAFLWDVYSGYLLWEALVYSDYLILLNSCLSPFLCLMASADLRALLRSVLSSFAAALCEEQPGSFTPAEPQTQLDSEGPTLPEPMPEAQPQMDPVAQPQVNPTLQPQSDPTAQPQSDTKVQTPGPAASSVPSPRDEASPTPSSHPTPGAPEDPATPPASEGESPRGTQPEAAPGAGPT; this is encoded by the coding sequence ATGGACACTACTATGGAAGCCGACCTGGGTGCCTCCGGCCACGGGCCCCGCACAGAGCTTGACGATGAGGACTCCTACCCCCAGGGTGGCTGGGACACGGTCTTCCTAGTGGCCGTGCTGCTCCTTGGGCTGCCAGCCAATGGGTTGATGGCGTGGCTGGCCGGCTCccaggcccggcatggagctggcaCGCGTCTGGCACTGCTCCTGCTCAGCCTGGCCCTCTCTGACTTCTTGTTCCTGGCAGCAGCGGCCTTCCAGATCCTAGAGATCCGGCATGGGGGACACTGGCCGCTGGGGACAGCTGCCTGCCGCTTCTACTACTTCCTATGGGGCGTGTCCTACTCCTCTGGCCTCTTCCTGCTGGCCGCCCTCAGCCTAGACCGCTGCCTGCTGGCGCTGTGCCCACGCTGGTACCCTGGGCACCGCCCAGCCCGCCTGCCCCTCTGGGTCTGCGCCGGGGTCTGGGTGCTGGCCACACTCTTCAGCGTGCCCTGGCTGGTCTTCCCCGAGGCCGCCGTCTGGTGGTACGACCTGGTCATCTGCCTGGACTTCTGGGACAGCGAGGAGCTGTCGCTGCGGATGCTGGAGGTCCTGGGGGGCTTCCTGCCTTTCCTCCTGCTGCTCATCTGCCACGTGCTCACCCAGGCCACGGCCTGTCGCACCTGCCGCCGCCAACAGCAGCCCGCAGCCTGCCGGGGCTTCGCCCGTGTGGCCAGGACCATTCTGTCAGCCTATGTGGTCCTGAGGCTGCCCTACCAGCTGGCCCAGCTGCTCTACCTGGCCTTCCTGTGGGACGTCTACTCCGGCTACCTGCTCTGGGAGGCCCTGGTCTACTCCGACTACCTGATCCTGCTCAACAGCTGCCTCAGCCCCTTCCTCTGCCTCATGGCCAGTGCCGACCTCCGGGCCCTGCTGCGCTCCGTGCTCTCGTCCTTCGCGGCAGCTCTCTGCGAGGAGCAGCCGGGCAGCTTCACGCCCGCTGAGCCACAGACCCAGCTAGATTCTGAGGGTCCAACTCTGCCAGAGCCGATGCCAGAGGCCCAGCCACAGATGGATCCCGTGGCCCAGCCTCAGGTGAACCCCACGCTCCAGCCACAATCGGATCCCACAGCCCAGCCACAGTCAGACACTAAGGTCCAGACCCCTGGGCCCGCTGCCAGTTCTGTGCCCAGTCCCCGTGATGAAGCCTCCCCAACCCCATCATCGCATCCCACCCCAGGGGCCCCTGAGGACCCAGCCACACCTCCTGCCTCTGAAGGAGAAAGCCCCAGAGGCACCCAGCCAGAGGCGGCCCCGGGCGCAGGCCCCACGTGA